In the Sarcophilus harrisii chromosome 3, mSarHar1.11, whole genome shotgun sequence genome, one interval contains:
- the LOC116422953 gene encoding zinc finger protein 665-like — MWKDFHMEKSLHEHHRIHTGEKPYECNKCGKAFPRRSNLIVHQRIHTGEKPYECDDCGKAFTRRSNLTFHQRIHTGEKPYECNECGKAFTRSDNLREHQRIHTGEKPYECNECGKAFTQRSKLTFHQRNHIEEKPYECNVCGKAFTKHFSLEVHQRIHTGEKPYECNECGKAFTQLSSLAVHQRMHTGEKPYECNQCGKTFTNCSSLARHQRMHTGEKPYECNQCEKTFTNCSSLAVHHRIHTGEKPYECKECGKNFRYISVLEKHQRIHTGEKPYECNKCGKTFTNCSNLTFHQRIHTGEKPYECDDCGKAFTRRSNLTFHQRIHTGEKLYKCNECGKTFTWRKSLHEHQRIHTGEKPYECNKCGKTFTNCSNLARHHRIHTGGKTL; from the coding sequence atgtggaaagactttcacatgGAGAAAAGTCTTCATGAACATCacagaatccacactggagagaagccttatgaatgtaacaaaTGTGGCAAGGCTTTCCCACGGCGCAGCAATCTTAttgtccatcagagaatccacactggagaaaagccttatgaatgtgatgactgtggaaaggctttcacacggCGCAGCAATCTTACtttccatcagagaatccacactggagagaagccttatgaatgtaatgaatgtggaaaggctttcacacggAGTGACAATCTTcgtgaacatcagagaatccacactggagagaagccttatgaatgtaatgaatgtggaaaggctttcacacagCGCAGCAAGCTTACTTTCCATCAGAGAAACCACATTgaagagaagccttatgaatgtaatgtatgTGGCAAGGCTTTCACAAAGCACTTCTCCCTTGaagtacatcagagaatccacacaggagagaagccttatgaatgtaatgaatgtggaaaggctttcacacagCTTTCCAGTCTTGCTGTCCATCAGAGAATGCACACTGGAgaaaagccttatgaatgtaatcaatgtggaaagactttcacgaATTGCTCCAGTCTTGCTAGACATCAGAGAATGCACACTGGAgaaaagccttatgaatgtaatcaatgtgaaAAGACTTTCACGAATTGCTCCAGTCTTGCTGTCCATCatagaatccacactggagaaaaaccttatgaatgtaaagaGTGTGGAAAGAATTTCAGATACATCTCAGTTCTTGaaaaacatcagagaattcacactggagagaaaccttatgaatgtaataaatgtggaaagactttcacaaaTTGCTCCAATCTTACtttccatcagagaatccacactggagaaaagccttatgaatgtgatgactgtggaaaggctttcacacggCGCAGCAATCTTACtttccatcagagaatccacactggagagaagctttataaatgtaatgaatgtggaaagactttcacatgGAGAAAGAGTCTTcatgaacatcagagaatccacactggagagaagccttatgaatgtaataaatgtggaaagactttcacgaATTGCTCCAATCTTGCTAGACATCATAGAATCCACACTGGgggaaaaaccttatga